In the genome of Geoanaerobacter pelophilus, the window ATTTATCAAAGGACTCGCCGCATTTAACACATACGCGTGCTTTCTTACCGTCCTCAAGCAGTTTTGCCTTGGTCCTGACAGGCTTTTTGCATGTACCGCAGTAAAGCATCACGTTTGAAATATTAATAGGAGCCTCTTTCTCTACAATCCCTCCGGCCTCGTTACCGCGAGCGCGCGAATGACGCTTTACAATATTGAGCCCTTCTACGAGCACGCCATCCTTTTTCGGAACAATTTTTTGAATCTTGCCCGTTTTACTTTTATCTTTACCGGCGATAA includes:
- the rplX gene encoding 50S ribosomal protein L24; the encoded protein is MLSSKLHVKKGDTVVVIAGKDKSKTGKIQKIVPKKDGVLVEGLNIVKRHSRARGNEAGGIVEKEAPINISNVMLYCGTCKKPVRTKAKLLEDGKKARVCVKCGESFDK